In a single window of the Carassius carassius chromosome 26, fCarCar2.1, whole genome shotgun sequence genome:
- the slc26a5 gene encoding prestin translates to MEHVTVSEEPSVALMYHVERPVFNEGYIDSELLHRKKRTSKSVQRRIAEHLRCSSEKAKSVVFGFLPILTWLPSYPLKEYLFGDIVSGISTGVMQLPQGLAYAMLAAVPPVFGLYSSFYPVLLYTFFGTSKHISIGTFAVISLMIGGVAVREAPDSMFAVNGTNASQVVDFEARDARRVEVVVALTTLVGIIQLVLGLLRFGFLAIYLTEPLVRGFTTAAAVHVSVSQVKYLLGVHTARFNGPLSVVYSLDAVFRNIASTNVVTLIIGLVCMVFLYIIKDLNERFKKKLPIPIPGEIIVVIVSTGVSYGMVMSENYGVEVVGKIPTGLLPPKIPDFSVFPNLFPDAFAISVVGFSIAISLAKTFALKHGYSVDGNQELIALGLCNFMSSFFHTFVVTASMSRSLVQESTGGHTEIAGLLASILVLLVVVAIGFVFQPLPTTVLAAIIMVNLLGMFKQLKDIPALWRTSKIELAIWLVSFFASVLLGLDYGLVVAMGFAILTVIYRTQCPKNALLGQIPDTELYFDVDEYEEAEECSGIKIFQSNTSIYFANSDLYVSALKAKTGIDPAQLLAGRKSQLKYAKRDNGEKKAVNHCSSVKKNAVVLLDVELGVTHEVVAGPMKQMDHVYINGQMNENHTESESEEDFFLQRLTPIHTIILDFTPVNFIDSVGAKTIKSVIKEFATVDVKVVLAGCSRTLLSELRTLKFFCEPVTPDLIFPTIHDAVLHCKHSRDVPVCPEVQRTHKPS, encoded by the exons CTGTTCTTCTGAGAAAGCCAAATCTGTTGTGTTTGGATTCCTGCCCATTTTAACATGGCTGCCATCATATCCACTAAAGGAATACTTGTTTGGAGACATAGTTTCTGGAATCAGCACAGGTGTAATGCAGCTACCTCAAG GTCTTGCATATGCGATGTTGGCAGCTGTTCCTCCAGTGTTTGGTTTATATTCATCGTTTTATCCTGTTCTGTTATACACGTTCTTTGGTACCTCCAAACATATATCAATAG GTACTTTTGCAGTAATCAGTTTGATGATTGGCGGGGTTGCTGTAAGAGAGGCCCCGGACTCCATGTTTGCAGTCAACGGGACCAATGCGTCACAGGTTGTGGATTTCGAGGCTCGTGATGCCAGAAGAGTGGAGGTGGTTGTAGCTCTTACCACCCTTGTAGGAATCATTCAG CTTGTTCTGGGTCTGCTGAGATTTGGCTTCCTGGCGATTTACCTCACTGAGCCGCTGGTGCGAGGTTTCACCACAGCTGCTGCTGTGCACGTCTCTGTGTCGCAGGTCAAGTACCTGCTGGGAGTGCACACTGCACGCTTCAACGGGCCTCTCTCTGTAGTGTAT AGTCTTGATGCTGTCTTCAGGAACATTGCAAGCACTAATGTTGTCACGCTAATTATTGGACTGGTGTGTATGGTATTCCTGTACATCATCAAAGATCTCAATGAACGCTTCAAAAAGAAGCTACCTATCCCCATCCCTGGAGAAATCATAGTG GTAATTGTGTCCACTGGAGTCTCGTATGGGATGGTTATGTCTGAAAACTATGGAGTAGAAGTTGTGGGTAAAATTCCCACAGG gTTGCTGCCACCCAAGATTCCAGACTTCTCTGTCTTTCCTAACCTCTTCCCAGATGCCTTCGCTATATCTGTTGTTGGCTTCTCGATTGCAATATCATTAGCCAAAACCTTTGCTCTTAAGCATGGCTACAGTGTGGATGGAAATCAG GAGCTCATCGCGCTGGGACTTTGTAACTTTATGAGTTCATTCTTCCACACGTTTGTCGTTACCGCCTCAATGTCTCGCAGCCTGGTACAGGAGAGCACAGGAGGACATACTGAA ATTGCAGGACTGTTGGCGTCCATACTTGTGCTACTGGTGGTAGTGGCCATTGGATTTGTCTTTCAGCCATTGCCAACA ACTGTGTTGGCTGCTATCATCATGGTCAATCTCCTGGGGATGTTTAAGCAATTGAAAGACATTCCTGCATTATGGAGAACCAGCAAGATTGAACTG gcgaTTTGGCTGGTGTCCTTTTTTGCATCTGTTCTTCTGGGTTTGGATTATGGTCTGGTGGTTGCCATGGGCTTTGCCATACTCACAGTTATTTACAGAACACAATG ccCTAAAAATGCTCTTCTTGGACAAATCCCAGATACAGAACTGTACTTTGATGTGGATGAGTATGAAGAG GCTGAGGAATGCTCAGGGATCAAGATTTTTCAGTCCAATACATCCATATACTTCGCAAACAGTGACCTGTATGTGAGCGCCCTCAAGGCAAAG ACTGGAATTGACCCAGCACAACTGCTCGCTGGCAGGAAATCACAGCTAAAATATGCAAAAAGAGACAATGGGGAGAAGAAGGCTGTAAACCACTGCTCTTCAGTGAAGAAAAATGCAGTTGTCTTATTG GATGTGGAGCTGGGCGTCACTCATGAGGTGGTGGCTGGGCCAATGAAGCAGATGGATCATGTGTATATCAATGGACAGATGAATGAGAACCACACTGAGTCTGAATCTGAGGAGGACTTCTTTCTCCAGCGTCTAACCCCCATTCACACCATCATACTGGACTTTACTCCTGTTAACTTTATTGACTCTGTAGGAGCCAAAACCATTAAATCA GTGATAAAGGAGTTTGCAACAGTCGATGTGAAAGTTGTGCTTGCTGGATGTAGCA GGACTCTGCTCTCTGAACTCAGGACACTAAAATTCTTCTGTGAGCCCGTGACCCCTGACCTCATTTTCCCCACCATTCATGACGCAGTGTTGCATTGTAAGCACTCGAGGGATGTCCCAGTCTGCCCTGAGGTCCAGAGAACACACAAACCAAGCTGA